One genomic region from Remersonia thermophila strain ATCC 22073 chromosome 1, whole genome shotgun sequence encodes:
- a CDS encoding 60S ribosomal protein eL42: MVNVPKTRKTFCKGKDCNKHTLHKVTQYKAGKASAFAQGKRRYDRKQSGYGGQTKPVFHKKAKTTKKIVLRLECSSCKTKKQLPLKRCKHFELGGDKKTKGAALVF; the protein is encoded by the exons ATGGTGAACGTTCCCAAGACCCGCAAGACCTTCTGCAAGGGGAAGGACTGCAACAAGCACACCCTGCACAAGGTCACCCAGTAcaaggccggcaaggccTCGGCGTTCGCGCAGGGAAAGCGTCGTTACGACCGCAAGCAGTCCGGTTACGGTGGTCAGACCAAGCCCGTCTTCCACAAGAAGGCGAAGACCACCAAGAAGATTGTGCTCCGGCTG GAATGCTCGTCCTGCAAGACCAAGAAGCAGCTCCCTCTCAAGCGGTGCAAGCACTTCGAGCTTGG TGGTGACAAGAAGACCAAGGGTGCGGCCCTCGTGTTCTAA